A DNA window from Drosophila biarmipes strain raj3 chromosome 2R, RU_DBia_V1.1, whole genome shotgun sequence contains the following coding sequences:
- the LOC108023080 gene encoding protein krueppel, which translates to MAISMLQDAQTRNLAAALAGIKREDVAVDRSMSLSPPMSANTSATSAAAMYPGMGLQQAAAASAFGMLSPTQLLAANRQAAAFMAQLPMTTLANTLFPHNPAALFGAWAAQQSLPPQGTHLHSPPASPHSPMSTPLGSGKHPLSSPNSTPQLHEPAKKTRKLSVKKEFQTEISMSVNDLYHTPGGPISPPSSGSSPNSTHEGAGGNAAGGAVSKDPSRDKSFTCKICSRSFGYKHVLQNHERTHTGEKPFECPECHKRFTRDHHLKTHMRLHTGEKPYHCSHCDRQFVQVANLRRHLRVHTGERPYTCEICDGKFSDSNQLKSHMLVHNGEKPFECERCHMKFRRRHHLMNHKCGIQSPPTPALSPAMSGDYPMTVTAMALESSTNKFAAMCASYGGSEESVDMEKGTMEDEAPLDLSEDGASSVDGHCSSSMARRKAQDIRRVFRLPPPQIPHVASDMPEQTEPEDLSMHSPRSVGSHEQAEDIDLDDLDDAAALYLRHHQH; encoded by the exons ATGGCCATATCAATGCTTCAGGACGCGCAAACACGAA acttAGCTGCTGCATTAGCTGGCATTAAGCGAGAGGACGTTGCTGTTGACCGTTCCATGTCGCTATCGCCCCCCATGTCGGCCAACACATCAGCTACCAGCGCCGCAGCAATGTACCCGGGCATGGGTCTCCAACAGGCGGCCGCTGCCTCAGCTTTCGGAATGCTCTCACCCACTCAACTCCTGGCTGCAAATCGCCAGGCGGCTGCTTTCATGGCCCAGCTGCCCATGACTACATTGGCCAACACTCTGTTCCCACACAATCCTGCGGCTTTGTTCGGGGCTTGGGCCGCTCAACAGTCACTGCCGCCCCAAGGCACACATTTGCATTCGCCGCCAGCCAGTCCGCACTCGCCGATGTCCACACCTTTGGGCAGTGGCAAACATCCACTGAGTTCCCCCAACAGCACTCCCCAGCTCCACGAGCCTGCGAAGAAGACCCGCAAGTTGTCGGTGAAGAAGGAGTTTCAGACCGAGATCAGCATGAGTGTAAACGATCTGTACCACACACCGGGAGGTCCTATTTCTCCACCTTCCAGCGGCAGTTCCCCTAATTCTACGCACGAGGGAGCGGGTGGAAATGCCGCAGGCGGGGCTGTCTCCAAGGATCCATCTCGGGACAAGAGCTTCACCTGCAAAATCTGCTCCCGCAGCTTTGGGTACAAGCACGTGCTGCAGAACCACGAACGCACACACACCGGTGAGAAGCCCTTCGAATGCCCGGAGTGTCACAAACGGTTTACCCGGGACCACCATCTAAAAACCCACATGCGTCTCCATACTGGAGAGAAGCCCTATCATTGCTCGCACTGCGATCGTCAATTCGTTCAGGTGGCCAATCTTAGACGGCATTTGCGAGTCCACACCGGAGAGCGTCCCTACACTTGCGAAATCTGCGACGGCAAATTCAGTGACTCCAATCAGCTCAAGTCCCACATGCTGGTCCACAATGGCGAAAAGCCGTTCGAGTGCGAGCGCTGCCACATGAAGTTCCGACGGCGCCACCATCTGATGAATCACAAGTGTGGCATCCAGTCGCCGCCCACTCCGGCGCTGTCACCAGCCATGAGTGGAGATTACCCCAtgaccgtcaccgccatggcGCTCGAGTCATCCACCAATAAATTCGCGGCCATGTGTGCCAGCTATGGGGGTTCGGAAGAGTCGGTCGACATGGAGAAGGGAACCATGGAGGACGAAGCTCCGTTGGATTTGTCTGAGGATGGAGCCAGCTCCGTGGATGGCcattgcagcagcagcatggcTCGGCGCAAGGCCCAGGATATTCGCCGAGTGTTTCGCCTACCGCCTCCTCAAATCCCTCACGTTGCAAGTGATATGCCCGAGCAAACCGAACCAGAGGATTTGAGCATGCATTCGCCACGCTCTGTGGGATCTCACGAACAGGCCGAAGACATTGATTTGGATGATTTGGATGACGCCGCTGCTCTCTATCTGCGCCATCATCAACACTAG
- the LOC108023115 gene encoding MORN repeat-containing protein 3, giving the protein MSTCLERFFCPNKPVYSSGRRATFYYPGGGSYSGYWLCNKHQGWGVKKTAKRTSQYFFGKKHPEGQLVYEGHWHQGRRQGVGSMLRKRGTDVQLIYSGRWYDDMKCGEGKQFYSDGCVYFGKWLRNRRHGLGIQWYSDGSIYAGEWETDFRHGLGVMFYANGNRYEGHFARGYKNGEGVFYHMHTGQIQKGMWDNDNVKTSVMQDDPDIRCNVAVTPYPIPRNYLKYPNEIMRELFQRYKGFSDKPHRRFNDKVSLDFIHHHRQYASVEERFASPTIVDLYPSSEFACTCDCEQIARNETNVSQI; this is encoded by the exons ATGAGTACCTGTTTGGAACGGTTTTTTTGCCCAAATAAACCAGTTTACAGCTCTGGCAGAAGGGCCACTTTCTATTATCCTGGCGGTGGGTCTTACTCTGGCTACTGGCTGTGCAACAAACATCAGGGTTGGGGCGTCAAGAAGACCGCAAAGCGAACTTCGCAGTATTTTTTTGGTAAGAAGCATCCCGAGGGGCAGCTAGTCTACGAGGGTCACTGGCATCAGGGCAGGAGGCAGGGAGTCGGATCTATGCTTCGCAAGCGAGGTACTGATGTACAACTGATATATTCTGGAAGGTGGTACGATGACATGAAATGTGGAGAGGGCAAGCAATTCTATTCCGACGGGTGTGTCTACTTCGGAAAATGGCTTAGAAACCGTCGACATGGACTGGGTATCCAGTGGTACAGTGATGGCAGCATATATGCGGGCGAGTGGGAGACAGATTTCCGCCATGGTCTGGGAGTCATGTTCTACG ctaATGGTAATCGTTACGAGGGACACTTTGCGCGGGGATATAAAAATGGTGAGGGAGTCTTCTATCATATGCACACGGGTCAAATCCAAAAAGGCATGTGGGACAATGATAACGTGAAGACGTCGGTGATGCAGGATGACCCCGATATTCGATGTAACGTGGCAGTAACTCCGTATCCGATTCCACGAAACTATCTCAAATACCCCAATGAAATAATGCGAGAACTCTTTCAGAGATACAAAGGTTTTAGCGATAAGCCCCATCGTAGGTTTAATGACAAAGTCAGTCTTGACTTTATACATCATCACCGGCAGTACGCCTCCGTCGAAGAGCGCTTCGCTTCGCCAACAATTGTGGACCTATATCCCAGTTCTGAGTTCGCATGTACTTGCGATTGTGAACAAATTGCGAGAAATGAAACTAATGTTAGTcagatatag
- the LOC108023116 gene encoding protein takeout encodes MLPCWCCKGFVSLVACMLVLCPFICAKLPSTIRPCARDDPQLERCIIDAVYRIRPLLVHGNLGDGYKTPPLEPLSLDNIELGRSSQFQAVFTELEANGGSNFIIDRLIAKPMDISYDLWITLPRIDFRGKYSLHLNLLLLDIKGKGNMQGYCENARASVKMRGSRYLRNGEDYVKFTKMTMRIDFKDFKLNLENLFNGDRIFGDVGNSLINNNQELYLNEIVPGLEQGLSKKFLDVANEILATATFDEMFPPGRTVINPISYPSRIPSLSLGPSIFEPPLASRNPEGSILGSLSPRNYHESRHD; translated from the exons ATGCTTCCCTGTTGGTGTTGCAAGGGCTTCGTCTCGTTGGTGGCCTGTATGTTGGTGCTGTGTCCCTTCATTTGTGCAAAGTTGC CGTCCACAATCAGACCATGTGCCCGCGATGATCCTCAACTGGAGCGCTGTATCATCGATGCTGTATACCGAATAAGGCCACTATTAGTCCACGGAAATCTAGGGGACGGCTATAAAACACCTCCATTGGAGCCTTTGTCACTAGATAATATAGAATTAGGTCGGAGTAGTCAGTTTCAAGCTGTGTTCACGGAGCTCGAGGCCAATGGAGGGAGTAACTTTATCATTGACCGTCTTAT CGCTAAACCGATGGATATTTCTTATGATCTTTGGATTACCCTTCCACGCATCGACTTTAGAGGAAAGTACTCGCTGCATCTTAATTTGCTACTCTTGGATATAAAAGGAAAGGGAAATATGCAGGGTTATTGCG AAAATGCTAGAGCGTCTGTAAAAATGCGAGGTTCTCGCTATCTGCGTAATGGTGAAGACTACGTAAAGTTCACAAAGATGACCATGCGAATCGATTTTAAGGATTTCAAATTGAACTTAGAAAACCTGTTTAATGGCGATCGGATTTTTGGTGACGTTGGAAATAGCCTCATCAACAATAATCAGGAATTGTACCTAAACGAAATTGTGCCAGGTTTAGAACAAGGTCTTTCTAAAAAGTTTTTAGATGTGGCGAATGAAATCCTTGCCACTGCTACCTTTGACGAAATGTTTCCGCCTGGAAGGACTGTCATAAATCCGATATCATATCCTTCACGAATACCATCTTTAAGTCTTGGTCCATCTATATTTGAGCCTCCTTTAGCGTCGCGGAATCCAGAAGGTAGTATTTTGGGAAGTTTATCCCCTAGAAATTACCATGAATCAAGACATGACTAA
- the LOC108022204 gene encoding uncharacterized protein LOC108022204 isoform X1: protein MGKHRTAQQDAIFVAFMERHPIIAKNYLRGDKPAAEAAWKRLSKELNSVGPPVKEACEWKRVWKDWKTCIRKKIANNRLEDSKASGKGSLYQDTLTPLEDAVAVICDLYDMADTIVESRPKAQHEMTQGVSLRSIKTDHDDASVTDNEEYDDEEEEDCVNPININSSGMKLKHCIKSNTARTTPKKRKRDEESVLETEQDSFVPVLMDIAKELRDLNRQTRLNAQRSEANTEALLALGSQITDLMQQQIKERKRLNAVMEKFVLKMETAE from the exons AT GGGTAAGCACAGAACTGCACAACAGGATGCAATTTTCGTCGCCTTCATGGAGCGTCATCCTATCATCGCGAAAAATTACCTGAGAGGCGACAAGCCAGCGGCAGAAGCAGCCTGGAAGAGGCTGTCGAAGGAACTCAATAGTGTAGGTCCGCCTGTCAAGGAAGCCTGTGAATGGAAGCGG GTGTGGAAGGATTGGAAAACGTGCATTCGAAAGAAGATTGCTAATAACCGGCTAGAGGACTCGAAGGCTAGTGGTAAAGGATCACTTTATCAAGACACTCTCACTCCTCTGGAGGACGCAGTAGCCGTTATTTGCGACTTGTACGACATGGCAGACACCATTGTCGAATCACGCCCAAAGGCGCAACACGAAATGACTCAAGGCGTCTCTCTGCGAAGCATAAAAACTGACCACGACGATGCCTCGGTGACAGATAATG aagaGTATGACGATGAGGAGGAAGAAGATTGCGTCAACCCCATCAATATTAATAGTTCTGGGATGAAGCTAAAACATTGCATTAAATCGAACACTGCAAGAACCACTCCTAAAAAAAGAAAGCGAGATGAAGAAAGTGTGTTGGAGACTGAGCAGGACAGCTTTGTTCCGGTCCTCATGGATATAGCAAAAGAACTTCGTGACTTAAATAGACAAACCCGACTCAACGCTCAGCGATCTGAAGCTAACACGGAGGCATTATTAGCTCTGGGCTCACAGATAACAGATTTAATGCAGCAGCAGATAAAAGAGCGTAAGCGCTTGAACGCAGTAATGGAGAAATTTGTTCTCAAAATGGAGACCGCAGAATAG
- the LOC108022204 gene encoding uncharacterized protein LOC108022204 isoform X2 — protein MGKHRTAQQDAIFVAFMERHPIIAKNYLRGDKPAAEAAWKRLSKELNSVGPPVKEACEWKRVWKDWKTCIRKKIANNRLEDSKASGKGSLYQDTLTPLEDAVAVICDLYDMADTIVESRPKAQHEMTQGVSLRSIKTDHDDASVTDNEYDDEEEEDCVNPININSSGMKLKHCIKSNTARTTPKKRKRDEESVLETEQDSFVPVLMDIAKELRDLNRQTRLNAQRSEANTEALLALGSQITDLMQQQIKERKRLNAVMEKFVLKMETAE, from the exons AT GGGTAAGCACAGAACTGCACAACAGGATGCAATTTTCGTCGCCTTCATGGAGCGTCATCCTATCATCGCGAAAAATTACCTGAGAGGCGACAAGCCAGCGGCAGAAGCAGCCTGGAAGAGGCTGTCGAAGGAACTCAATAGTGTAGGTCCGCCTGTCAAGGAAGCCTGTGAATGGAAGCGG GTGTGGAAGGATTGGAAAACGTGCATTCGAAAGAAGATTGCTAATAACCGGCTAGAGGACTCGAAGGCTAGTGGTAAAGGATCACTTTATCAAGACACTCTCACTCCTCTGGAGGACGCAGTAGCCGTTATTTGCGACTTGTACGACATGGCAGACACCATTGTCGAATCACGCCCAAAGGCGCAACACGAAATGACTCAAGGCGTCTCTCTGCGAAGCATAAAAACTGACCACGACGATGCCTCGGTGACAGATAATG aGTATGACGATGAGGAGGAAGAAGATTGCGTCAACCCCATCAATATTAATAGTTCTGGGATGAAGCTAAAACATTGCATTAAATCGAACACTGCAAGAACCACTCCTAAAAAAAGAAAGCGAGATGAAGAAAGTGTGTTGGAGACTGAGCAGGACAGCTTTGTTCCGGTCCTCATGGATATAGCAAAAGAACTTCGTGACTTAAATAGACAAACCCGACTCAACGCTCAGCGATCTGAAGCTAACACGGAGGCATTATTAGCTCTGGGCTCACAGATAACAGATTTAATGCAGCAGCAGATAAAAGAGCGTAAGCGCTTGAACGCAGTAATGGAGAAATTTGTTCTCAAAATGGAGACCGCAGAATAG